The Leisingera daeponensis DSM 23529 genome includes the window GAGAAGTTCGCAAATGGCCCGACGCTGGGTCTGGGACTGACCAAACAGTGCATTCAGGCCGCGGCGGTCAACACGCTGTCCGATCAGCTGGAGATCGAGGCCGACGCGATGAAAACCTGCGGTGAAAGCGCGGATTACGCCGAGGGCGTCGCCAGCTTCCTGGAAAAACGCGCGCCCGCGTTCAAGGGCAAGTGACCATGACCCCGAAAGAACGCGCCGAGAAATCCGCTGCCGCCATGTGGGCCGAAGACCATGCGTCGAAGTGGGCGGGGATGGAGATCACCCATGTCGACGAGGGCGAAGCCACCTTGGAGCTGACCATCGCCCGGCACCATTGCAACGGCCATGGCATCTGCCACGGCGGCGTGACCTTCATGCTGGCCGACAGCGCCTTTGCCTTTGCCTGCAACAGCCGCAACCAGTCGACCGTGGCGCAGCACAACGTGATCAGCTTCACCGCGCCGGGACGGCTGGGCGACACGCTGATCGCCAAGGCGCGCGAAATTTCCCTGACCGGGCGCAGCGGTATTTATGACGTGACAGTGACCAACCAGGACGGCCAGCAGATCGCCGAGTTCCGGGGCTTTTCCCGGGCGGTCAAAGGCCAGTTGTTTGACGAATAAGGTGTGGAGGACGCCATGGAAGACCTGAGCCCCAAGAAGGGTGAACTGGAGCCGATCGAAATCGCCTCGATCGACGAAATCCGCGCATTGCAGCTGGAGCGGCTGAAATGGTCGGTGCGCCATGCCTATGACAACGTGCCAATGTACAAGCAGCGGTTCGACGAGGCGGGCGTGCATCCGGACGACTTGCAACAGCTGTCCGATCTGGCCAAGTTCCCCTTCACCTACAAGAACGACCTGCGGGACAACTACCCGTTCGGCCTGTTTGCGGTGCCGCGCAGCGAGATCATCCGCCTGCATGCGTCCTCCGGCACCACCGGCAAGCCGACCGTGGTCGGCTATACCGCCAATGATATCAGCAACTGGGCGGATCTGGTGGCGCGCAGCTTGCGGGCCTCGGGCCTGCGCAAGGGCGACATGGTGCATAACGCCTATGGCTACGGCCTGTTCACCGGCGGCCTGGGCGCGCATTACGGGATCGAACGGCTGGGCGCCACTGTCGTTCCGATGTCGGGCGGACAGACCGAAAAGCAGGTCGGGCTGATCACCGATTTCAAACCCGACGGCATCATGGTGACGCCGTCCTACATGCTCAACATCCTGGAGCAGTACCACAAGGTCGGCATGGACCCGCGCGAGTGCTCGCTGAAGGTGGGCGTGTTCGGGGCCGAACCCTGGACCGACGCGATGCGCAAGGAGGTCGAGGTGGCGTTTGACATGCATGCGGTCGATATCTACGGGCTCAGCGAAATCATGGGGCCGGGCGTGGCGAACGAATGCGTCGAGACCAAGGACGGCCCGGTGATCTGGGAGGATCACTTCCTTCCGGAGATCATCGACCCGGCGACCGGCGAGGTGCTGCCAGACGGTGAGATGGGCGAGCTGGTGTTCACCACGCTGACCAAGGAAGGCCTGCCGATGATCCGCTACCGCACCCGCGACCTGACCCGGCTGCTGCCGGGCACCGCGCGCACGATGCGGCGGATGGAGAAGATCACCGGCCGCAGCGACGACATGATCATCCTGCGCGGCGTCAACGTCTTCCCCAGCCAGGTGGAGGAGCAGCTGATGGCGACCGGCGGGCTGGCGCCGCATTACCAGATCGAGCTGTACAAATCCGGCCGCATGGACGCAATGCGGGTCTATGTCGAGGCCAACCCGGATGCCACGGATGAGCTGAGCAAGACCGCGGCGGCGCGGATGCTGACCAAGCGGATCAAGGATATGGTTGGCGTTTCCACCGAGATCATTGTAGGCGACCCCGGATCCGTCGAGCGCAGCCAGGGCAAGGCCAAGCGCGTTGTCGACAACCGCAACAAGTCCTGACCCGGGAGAGTGAGCCTTGGCCCGCACGATCGCAAAAGACCATGATCAGAAACGCGCGCAGATTCTGAAGTCCGCAGCCAAAGTGTTTGCGGAAGCAGGCTATGACCGCGCGTCGATGACCCAGCTGGCGCGGGAGTGCGGGATCTCCAAGGCGAACATCTACCATTACTATGACAGCAAGGATGCCGTTCTCTTCGGCCTCCTTGACACCTACCTCAGCGACCTGCGTGACCGGGTCTGCGAAGTGGAGCTGGATGGATATGGCCCGCAGGAGCGGCTGCGCCGTATCGTCTCGGAAATTCTGCTGGCCTATCAGGGCGCGGATCACGAGCATCAGGTGCAGCTGGGCGCAATGGGGTCATTGCCCGAGGACCAGCAGAAGCATCTGCGCGGCTATCAGCGCGAGATGGTCCAGTTCATGAGCGATGCGCTGCTGGCGGTGGCGCCTGAGGTCTTTGACGGCGACAGCACCAAGCTGCGCGGTGCCACCATGTCGGTCTTCGGGATGCTGAACTGGTACTACATGTGGAATACCGGCGCAGGCTCCAAGGCACGGGAGGAGTACGCCCGGCTGGTTGCGGATCTGACCCTGCATGGGGTCAAGGGGCTGTAGCGGCCCCGATCACCGGCGGACCATACGGGGAAAGCATCCGGCGGGCAGGCCCGCCGGGTGCAGCTGTTCCGGCTTGCGGATCAGCTTTCGCTGCCCAGAAGCGGGGTGATGCGGCGCACCGCGACGCGGCGGTTGGCGCGCTCGGCGTCCAGCGTGCTGACGGCCAGGTCGCTTTCACCATAGCCCTGCACCACCATGTTTTCCGGCGGCACATCGAAGTATTCCGTCAGCGCCAGCGCCACGGTTTCGGCGCGGCGGTCGGACAGCGCCAGGTTATAGGTCGCTGCGCCCACCGCATCGGTGTGGCCTTCGATCAGGAACACCTCGGCCGGGTTGCGGTCAATCAAGTCGCGCAGCGCATTGCCCAGGGTGGCCAGCTCTTCGGCCTCCTGCGGGCGGATCACTGCGGAGCCGGTGTCGAAATTAACCGAATCCACGTTGATCACCGGCACCAGGCGGCGCACCGCGTCGATGTTGCGGACCTGCGCCAGCGAGAAGCGGCGGTCAACCTTCGGAGCTTCTTGCGCAGCCAGCGCCGCGGCCAGGTCCTGTGCCGACACGGCACCGGTGCTGGAGAAGGCGCGGCGGTTGTCCTGAACCTGCGGCAGCTCGTTCACGACGACCTTTTCGGCCTTTTGGGTATCATCGAACAGCACCACGCTGCGGCCGTCCGGCAGGATGCGCGTGCGGCGGAGCACCCGGCCCTCGGCGGAGCGGATGGTTTCCACCTCAACCCCGTTCTCGCGGGTCACCACGGTACGGGTGGAGCCGTCCTTGAACCGGTAAGTGGTCACATTCGAGCCCGGCTGGCGCAGCAGCACATCGTCGTCCTTCAGAACGCGGTACTGGCCGTCCTGCTCCACGATGGCGCGGTCGCCGGAGTTGGACACGACCTTGCCGCCGTTGTTCAGCAGAGTCCCGATGGCCAGGGCGCCAAGGCCAAGCAGGGCGTTGCGCTGCGAGTTGGACAGGCCGCTGTCATCCTCTTGCGGGGCGGCATCTGCCTGCGGGGCTTCGGCCTGCGCCGCGGCTTGGGAGTCCGCGCCGACTTCGGTTTCGAATTCCTCGTCCGAGCTGCGCACGGTTTCCTCGGTCACCGTTTCTTCGACCACTTCAGCGTTGCCTTCGCTGCCTTCCGCGGCGGCCGCGGCGGCGGCTGAGGTCTCCGTCTCGGATTCAGCCTGGGCGTCAGCCTGGGCCTGGCTGTCCATCTCTACCAGCTCCGGATTGTCGGGGGTCTCGCCGGTATCACCCTGCGACTGGGCCAGATCGGCAGCAATGGCTTCGGCGCTGGTTGCGGTGTCTTCAGCGGCTGTGTCCGCTGCCGGCTGATCCGCTTGCGCTTCGGTCTGCTGCTCAGCCTGAACAGCGTCCTGCTGACCGGCTTCAGCTTCGGTCTGCTGCTCAGCCTCGACAGCGTCCTGCTGGCCGGCTTCAGCTTCGGTTTGCTGCTCAGCCTGGGCCTGCTCGTCCTGTGCTGCCTGTGCTTCGGCCTGCGCGTCCTGAGCGGCGGCCTGAGCTTCGGCCTCCTGCTGCTCCAGCGCCTCTGCCAGGGCGGCAGCTTCTGCGGCTTCCTGAGCGGCTGCGGATTCGGCAGCAGCCCCTGCTACGGCAGCAGCCTCCGCTTCGGCGGCGGCCTGTGCCTCTGCGGCGGCCTCTGCCTCGGCGTTCGCGCCGGCAGCAGCTTCAGCTGCGGTTTCGGCCTGAGCCGATTCGCTGCCGTCTGCCTGCTGCTGGGTGTCTGCACCGGTTACAACCTGTGCCTCCGCGCCGGCCTGCGCTTCCGCGCCGGCTTCAGCTTCAACAGCCGCCCCGGCCTCCGCCGCGGCTCCGGCATCGGCTGTCATGTCTGCGACGCTGGCCAGCACGGCGGCGGATTGCAGCTCGCCCGGCAGTTCCGCATCAAAGGCGCCAGTGCCGTAGGTCTCGCAGAACTTGGCGATCCGGCCGGATTTTTCCTGAACTTCCCCGCCAGCGGCCAGCTTCTTCTGGTGCCGGTCGGCGCGTTTCCTGCAGCGGTCGACCAGTTCGCCGATTTCGGCGCTGGTCATCTGGCTGAGGTCGATGCGCTTGTTGCCCTTGTCCTGCGACAGGGCGGGCAGCGGAGCTGCCAGCGAGACCATCACTGCCAGCGCCGTGGTCGATTTGAAAATTCCCGGTTTCATTGCGGTTCCTTCCTTGTTCCGGCACAGGGCCGTAGGGGGGTAACCGCTGAAGGGAGGAAAAGTTTCCCGGCGTTCCGGCAAAAAAGAAGCCGCCCCGGAGGGGGCGGCTGGGCTTTGGCCGTTTTCCGCCAGCTGCGTTGCCTGTCAGAGGCTGACGGGCGGAACCATGCCGACAATGTCATAGGTCTTGCGCAGGATCGGCGCAGTGATCTCTCTCGCGCGCTGCGACCCGCGGGACAGGATCTTGTCGATTTCGTCCTGGTTCTGCATCAGCCGCGCCATCTCGGTCGAGATCGGTGCCAGCTTTGACACCGCCAGATCCGCCAGCATCGGCTTGAATTCCGAGAACTGCCTGCCGCCGACATCCGCCAGCACCTGTTCCACGGTTTGCTCGTTCAGGGCGGCGTAGATATTGACCAGGTTGCGCGCCTCGGGGCGGCCCTCCAGGCCCTCGGCCTCGGACGGCAGCGCCTCGGGGTCGGTCTTCGCTTTCCGGATCTTCTTGGCGATGGTGTCGGCGTCATCGGTCAGGTTGATGCGGGAGGCGTCGGACGCATCCGATTTCGACATCTTCTTGGAGCCGTCGCGCAGGGACATGACGCGGGTGGCCGCGCCTTCGATCACCGGCTCGGTCTCCGGGAAGAAATCGACGCCGAAGTCGTGGTTGAACTTGATCGCGATATCGCGGGTCAGCTCCAGATGCTGTTTCTGATCCTCGCCCACCGGCACATGCGTGGCGTGATACACCAGAATGTCCGCCGCCATCAGCGCCGGGTAGGCGAACAGGCCCAGCGAAGCGTTCTGCTGGTTCTTGCCCGCCTTGTCCTTCCACTGGGTCATCCGCTGCATCCAGCCCATGCGGGCGACGCAGTTGAACACCCAGGCCAGCTGCGCATGTTCCGGCACCTGGGACTGGTTGATCAGGATGGATTTCTCCGGGTCGATGCCGGCGGCAATAAAGCCTGCGCAAAGTTCGCGGGTGGATTTCTTCAGATCCGCCGGGTCCTGCCAGACAGTGATCGCATGCAGGTCGACCATGCAGTAGATGGTCTCGATATCCTTGGCCTGCCAGTCGACGAAGCGCTTCAATGCACCGAGGTAATTCCCCAAGTGCAGGTTGCCCGAAGGCTGGATCCCCGAAAACACGCGCGGGGTGAAGCTGGTTTCGCTCATCGCGGAAACTCCCGTCTGGAATTATGCACCATCGTCGCTTACCCATGGGGCCAGGATAGGTCAACAGGCGCGGGGAATTCCGTGCCGCAAGGAGCCCGGATGAGCAGCCAGCCCA containing:
- the paaI gene encoding hydroxyphenylacetyl-CoA thioesterase PaaI, translating into MTPKERAEKSAAAMWAEDHASKWAGMEITHVDEGEATLELTIARHHCNGHGICHGGVTFMLADSAFAFACNSRNQSTVAQHNVISFTAPGRLGDTLIAKAREISLTGRSGIYDVTVTNQDGQQIAEFRGFSRAVKGQLFDE
- the paaK gene encoding phenylacetate--CoA ligase PaaK; this translates as MEDLSPKKGELEPIEIASIDEIRALQLERLKWSVRHAYDNVPMYKQRFDEAGVHPDDLQQLSDLAKFPFTYKNDLRDNYPFGLFAVPRSEIIRLHASSGTTGKPTVVGYTANDISNWADLVARSLRASGLRKGDMVHNAYGYGLFTGGLGAHYGIERLGATVVPMSGGQTEKQVGLITDFKPDGIMVTPSYMLNILEQYHKVGMDPRECSLKVGVFGAEPWTDAMRKEVEVAFDMHAVDIYGLSEIMGPGVANECVETKDGPVIWEDHFLPEIIDPATGEVLPDGEMGELVFTTLTKEGLPMIRYRTRDLTRLLPGTARTMRRMEKITGRSDDMIILRGVNVFPSQVEEQLMATGGLAPHYQIELYKSGRMDAMRVYVEANPDATDELSKTAAARMLTKRIKDMVGVSTEIIVGDPGSVERSQGKAKRVVDNRNKS
- a CDS encoding TetR/AcrR family transcriptional regulator, which produces MARTIAKDHDQKRAQILKSAAKVFAEAGYDRASMTQLARECGISKANIYHYYDSKDAVLFGLLDTYLSDLRDRVCEVELDGYGPQERLRRIVSEILLAYQGADHEHQVQLGAMGSLPEDQQKHLRGYQREMVQFMSDALLAVAPEVFDGDSTKLRGATMSVFGMLNWYYMWNTGAGSKAREEYARLVADLTLHGVKGL
- a CDS encoding OmpA family protein, which codes for MKPGIFKSTTALAVMVSLAAPLPALSQDKGNKRIDLSQMTSAEIGELVDRCRKRADRHQKKLAAGGEVQEKSGRIAKFCETYGTGAFDAELPGELQSAAVLASVADMTADAGAAAEAGAAVEAEAGAEAQAGAEAQVVTGADTQQQADGSESAQAETAAEAAAGANAEAEAAAEAQAAAEAEAAAVAGAAAESAAAQEAAEAAALAEALEQQEAEAQAAAQDAQAEAQAAQDEQAQAEQQTEAEAGQQDAVEAEQQTEAEAGQQDAVQAEQQTEAQADQPAADTAAEDTATSAEAIAADLAQSQGDTGETPDNPELVEMDSQAQADAQAESETETSAAAAAAAEGSEGNAEVVEETVTEETVRSSDEEFETEVGADSQAAAQAEAPQADAAPQEDDSGLSNSQRNALLGLGALAIGTLLNNGGKVVSNSGDRAIVEQDGQYRVLKDDDVLLRQPGSNVTTYRFKDGSTRTVVTRENGVEVETIRSAEGRVLRRTRILPDGRSVVLFDDTQKAEKVVVNELPQVQDNRRAFSSTGAVSAQDLAAALAAQEAPKVDRRFSLAQVRNIDAVRRLVPVINVDSVNFDTGSAVIRPQEAEELATLGNALRDLIDRNPAEVFLIEGHTDAVGAATYNLALSDRRAETVALALTEYFDVPPENMVVQGYGESDLAVSTLDAERANRRVAVRRITPLLGSES
- the trpS gene encoding tryptophan--tRNA ligase, with protein sequence MSETSFTPRVFSGIQPSGNLHLGNYLGALKRFVDWQAKDIETIYCMVDLHAITVWQDPADLKKSTRELCAGFIAAGIDPEKSILINQSQVPEHAQLAWVFNCVARMGWMQRMTQWKDKAGKNQQNASLGLFAYPALMAADILVYHATHVPVGEDQKQHLELTRDIAIKFNHDFGVDFFPETEPVIEGAATRVMSLRDGSKKMSKSDASDASRINLTDDADTIAKKIRKAKTDPEALPSEAEGLEGRPEARNLVNIYAALNEQTVEQVLADVGGRQFSEFKPMLADLAVSKLAPISTEMARLMQNQDEIDKILSRGSQRAREITAPILRKTYDIVGMVPPVSL